A window of Pungitius pungitius chromosome 19, fPunPun2.1, whole genome shotgun sequence genomic DNA:
GAATGCGAATGACAGGCTTTGTCCTCGAGGTGTAGAATGCAAAGGCCTGCGCATGAAGCGGCGGTTGATGAGGTAGTCCTGCCAGCGCCTTGGTACCGCATTGCATTGTGTTTAAATTCTGGTTTCTATGTTTGTATAAACTGTCGGTATCCTCCAGAAGCCTAAGCCATCATGAAGAAGGATGTAAAAAGTCCCTTGGGTGAAGCAATCCCTCTCCATCGTCTTTGTGCCAAAACGGCATTCTGAATTGGAATAAAGATCTTATAGGGactaaaatatgtttgttttgtttttttcatgtaaaccagggggaattaaaaaaagttgCCTTCAGTGTTACTTGGAAGGCTGTTGCACTTTCTTTCATCAGACACAGCTGGTGTTGGTCCTTTGTGATGTTCTATTCATCCGCTGCCCCCTGTTGGCCGGGCTGCACAACTGCAGAGCGCGCAGCACTAAATGTCCGCCTGCTGTTCTTTCTCAGCTGCTCCTGTACGAAAGAAACTGGTTGAACCGCTGGAAGATGTCTGTTCTCCATGAAGGCGAGGGCTCCATCACTAACGTCCAGTGGAGAACTAACCTCATCGCGTGGGCCAACAATGTGGTGAGTGGACCGGTTCTCGGGCGCTCCATTTGAAGGCGCATGTGGCCGAACGTGTGAAGCAGCTCAagtttcctttgttttgttaGGGAGTTAAAATCTACGACATCGGCACAAAGCAGCGCATCACAAACGTGCTGCGGGACAACGTCAGCCTGAGGCCGGACATGTACCCCTGCAGCCTGTGCTGGAAGGACAACAGCACTCTCATTGTCGGCTGGGGCGCGTCCATCAAGGTTTGGTTCTTTTTCTATTTCGACCCGTTGCTCACGCGAGCTCCTCCAGGCCTTTCTGACTTTCCGtaatcttgttttatttctcctcaGATATGTGTTGTGAAGGAGAGAAATCCGACGGAAATGAGAGACCTGCCCAGCCGCTATGTGGAAATAGgtataaaacacacttttatttcatgAGCACAGCTGTGGGGATATTATTGGACTGCACATACACGGTCTGATTTAATCGTGAACATCATCAGATTGGATTTGAAACTTTCTGTTTATATGCAACTCTCAAAACTAGGGAGTTGGAACCAAAGAGGGTTCATGTGATTTCAGCTCTTTGGTTTATTGTGGTTTTATCatagaaaacaaaaggaaattctCAAACGTTCAATTCCTCTCTGCAATgctttttgattattttctgaggACATTTCTCATGGCAACGACATGACAATAAGAAGAGTAGCAAGTCAATTAATTAAAACGGTGAATCTCACAGTCTGGTACAGAAAGAAATGCATACACTATACCTACAATATCACTAGGTTGCCATCCTCAATTTACAGATGAACTAAATGATGCTGATACAGTGTATATTTTCCTTGTTGCTATTTTGTTTGTCGTCTTATTTTCAAACAGTTTCTGCATTTGAAACCGAGTTCTTCATCAGTGGTCTGGCCCCACTGGCGGATCAGCTCGTCACCCTGTACTTTGTGAAGGAGAACTCTGATCACATGGTAATTGCTCCTTgtttacatacatacacatatatatattccttTTTTCCTGAGTTTTAttactctgtgtgtgcgtgcctgtgcAGGACGAGGAGTTCCGTGCGCGGCCTCGTCTCGACATCATCCAGCCTCTCCCCGAGAGCTGCGAGGAGATCTCCTCCGACGCGCTGACCGTGCGCAACTTCCAAGACAACGAGTGCAGAGACTACCGCCTCGGTGAGAGCATGAAAACGGCCCCTCGGAGAAATGTCACGCGGCCTTTTGCTGCGCCCTGATTTCATTACGGCTTGACCATCAAATGTCAGCTCTAATGCGCAATACACGGAGGgcctaaatgtattttcattaacAGAGCATTCTGAGGGAGAGTCGCTCTTCTACATCATCAGTCCCAAAGACATCGTCGTGGCCAAGGAGCGAGACCAGGACGACCATATCGATTGGCTGctggaaaagaagaaatatgAGGTCTGTGTCGTTGAATTTTATGAATGTCGCAAAAGGTTAGGGTCTCCAATTACACCGTTTGACTGTGTCTCCCGTTGCTGCGACAGGAGGCGCTGATGGCTGCAGAGATCAGCTTCAAAAACATCAAGAGGCATGACGTTCAGAAAATTGGGATGGCTTACATCAATCACTTAGTGGAGAAAGGAGACTACGACGCTGCTGCGAGGTAAGTTCAACTTCTGCAAACATACGTGTTAAGCAGTGTTAACCACGTGTCATTCTTTCTTGTTATTGTAAGcataatatatataacatataattATACATATACTTATAATAATATCATAATCAAAGGGAAGAATGAACTAGAGAGGGTGCACTGGAGACTGCAGGGTTGATGGTTTGAATCCAGATACTGTATCTCTGCTGAGACTCTCAGCGGCTTTAAATTAAGACTGAAGACTGTTTTCTGTTGATGTTTAATTAAATCAGATGCAAGGATGAAGTGGATGCttttacagtttatttattaaactgcACTGCAACTTTTATTCTTGTTtgtctggtttttttttaacagacagCAAACTGcttcttcttgttttattttttagatcgTAACCATGGGATTTTTTGTTAAGACCCCCGATATGATGTTCAGAATATGTTCTATGTAACATTCCTTAATTTACACTGCCACTGCAAACAAAGTCACAAGCCAGAatgtccttgtctcctctcaATGATTCGTTTGCTTCTTCTTATTCAGGAAGTGTCAGAAGGTTCTTGGAAAAAACATGGAACTATGGGAAAATGAAGTGTACCGGTTCAAGACCATTGGACAGTTGAAGGTAGGAATTCCTGATGCTTGATGGAAATTCATTGTTGctgaaatgatgatgaattggGATGCATGTCTTGTGTCTTCTCTTCCGGCATCATTCTCGTATCAACATGGCTCCACCTCCTCTCTACTTTCAGGCCATCAGTCAGTATTTGCCCAGAGGAGATCTGCGTCTCAGACCCGCCATCTATGAAATGATCTTGCACGAATTTCTCAAAACTGACTATGAGGTAGTACGTCCTGCACCGCGTCCTGCGCAGTTCGTCCCCCTGGTCGATGGTCGTGCTAAAGGTGTGTCCCTGCGCCCTCGTTGTCCTCGCAGGGTTTCGCCACGCTGATCCGGGAATGGCCTGGAGAGCTTTATAATAACATGGCCATCGTTCAGGCAGTGAACGATCACCTGAAGAGGGACCCCACCAACAGAACGCTGCTCACCACGTTAGCTGAACTGTGAGTGAATTTAACGTGTGCTATTCATCTGCCGATTTCAAACATATTAATGGGAACGGAAACACAAGTTGCTTGTCCATAGTTTCACACCTGTTTGTATGGAATTCAGTGTCACTTATTTGGTACTTCTGAGACTCAAATCTCCACTCGAACCTCTCTTTCGACAAATTAAGAAGGccacaaaatacaaatttgatATTTTTCCTGTTGCAGATACACGTACGACCAGCGGTACGACAGAGCCTTGGAAATCTACCTGAGACTGAGGCACAAAGACGTTTACCAGCTGATCCACAAACACGACCTTTTCTCCTCCATAGAGGACAAGATCATACTCCTCATGGACTTCGACAAAGAGGTAAAAGCCcggaagaaatgtgcacattttattttatcttcattttgacATAAAATGCATTCTCTAATTTTACGTTGGCAGAAAGCTGTTGACATGCTTCTCGACAACGAGGACAAGATATCGGTAAGCGTCCCGTGTCTCTCTCGGGATCTGATTAAGGGTGTGATGAATACCTGCAGCCGCACTGACCCGGGTTTCTCCTCTCCGCTTACAGACAGACCGGGTGGTGGAAGAACTGGCGGACAGGCCCGAGCTGCTGCATGTGGTGGGTCGTGatgactttaaaaaacaaccgtgTTAACTCTCCAAATTCAACGGAGAACTGATTTGACTTTGTCCTCTTTACCCACAGTATCTCCATAAACTGTTTAAGCGGGATCACCACAAAGGCCAAAAGTACCACGGGAGACAGATCGTCCTCTATGCCGAGTATGACCGTCCGAATCTCCTGCCTTTCCTCCGAGACAGTACACACTGCCCGCTTGAAAAGGTGCATTTCTCGCACGTCACCGCGCCGCACGTCCGAGTTTCCAGAAGCTACGAGACATGAATTGTGTCGTCTCCTCTTTCCTGTCAGGCTCTGGAGGTTTGCCAGCAGAGGAACTTTGTGGAGGAGACGGTCTTCCTGCTCAGTAGGTGTCAAGTTAAGGTCCGTTGTCCTGCCTTGACGGCGCCGTGAACATTTCAAAGGAAACTAATCCGGCGCGTTGGCTCTCAGGTAGGATGGGGAACTGCAGACGAGCTCTGCAGATGatcatggaggagctggaggacgtgGACAAGGCGATCGAGTTTGCCAAAGAGCAGGACGATGCCGAGCTCTGGGAGGATCTCATCTCTTATTCTATTGATAAACCACGTAGGACACAGTCTCTCATTGACCCCTTCATTCACCCCTTTCTTTGTCCTTTTATtacttttgtgacatttttttttcttttctccccagcATTCATCACGGGGCTTCTTAATAACATCGGTACTCATGTGGACCCCATCCTGCTCATCCATCGCATCAAGGAGGGCATGGAAATCCCAAACCTCAGGGACTCGCTTGTAAAAATCCTCCAGGACTACAATCTACAAGTAAGTAAATTAAGTAATCGTTCTCTGTTTAGTaagttgaaataaaatattaaaaacttAAAAAGCCATCCCCAGTATATTCAGTTTAGGCGAGATTTTTGACTActtacaaaataaattaaaaatcaacaaaataacTCAAAGATTGAGTTCTATAGCCAAGTGCATATTTGATATTATTGGAGTAAACACAGAAATGGAATATATTTTCTATTGGATAATTAGTAGGGAAAAATCATGTTTCTGGGTAAATGTCATTGTGGAATAACATCATTTCAGGATTTATGTGGTATGACCTCGGTAGCTCCATTTGTTATTACTCTGGACTTTTAGTCATTTCTTCGgagaaattaataataatatatatattttcttttactcaATTGCTCAGCCCTACTACTAGTCACTCtgtttaactttttaaccagcgtttgtttttctaattgcAAAAGATTCTTCTGAGGGAAGGCTGTAAGAAGATCCTGGTGGCCGACTCCCTCTCGCTGCTCCAGAAGATGCACCGAACACAGATGAGGGGGGTCCGGGTCGACGGTGCGTTCACTGTCTTTGGCTTCATGCAGAAGCAGTGGAGATTAAGTCATTACAAGGCGAACCTTCGGTACTCATGcaggtgttgtgtttttttattttcagaggaGAACATTTGTGAATCATGTCATGCTGCAATATTACCCTCAGGTGAGTTTTCTGTGTAGTTGTTTCCAAGCATTTtactgttgtgttttatttcaaagctgttcattgccttttttctttttttctttttttcccacacaGATATGGCCAAACCCTTTAGCGTGGTTGTGTTTCACTGCAGACACATGTTTCACAAGGAATGTTTACCATCTTCAGGAACAGTAAGCTTCATCAATATGTGTGTTTCTGGTCGTAACTTTGAATCAAAGGAAGTCACCATTCGATAGGGAGTCCTGGAGGTTCATCCTTTTTGGAAGTATTTTTTAAGTTAGATACTTCCTGTCACAGTCAAAATCGAAGGTCTGCTACCACAGTGTCTTCTTTTAAAAGTAGATTAAATTTGTTAAACACATAAATGATATGTGTTCTAAAATTAAACTTTTTGGGTCTCACTCGCTGATCTTGTGGCATTGTTCTATTTTCATCAGAGAATGTTAAATATTACTCGGCTATTCTATATTGAGGCTTGTGCGTCTTTTCCCTCTTTCAGGTTCCTGGGGTGCAGTTTTGTAACATCTGCAGTGCGAAGAAGCGGGGGCCAAGAAGCCTGgagatgaaaaaataaacaaagatgtTTTCCCTCACAGTGTTATAATTGATGCTTTTACCTTCCCCTTGTTGCTTTCTATTTCCTGTCAGTAATGGATATCAACCTCCCTCTgccaaaatgcaaaacaaatctTTGGTATTGTATTGACTTTGTATATTTAAATCTAAACATTATAAAatgcttgttttgcttgccaCTAATACTGAG
This region includes:
- the vps41 gene encoding vacuolar protein sorting-associated protein 41 homolog, which produces MADVEEQGRKQSEEFTDESEEEDSEDEPKLKYERLSNGVTEILQKDAASCMTVHDKFLALGTHFGKVFLLDIQGNVTQKFEISSVKINQISLDESGEHVGICSEDGKVQVFGLYTREGFHENFDCPIKVVALHPQFSRSNYKQFVTGGNKLLLYERNWLNRWKMSVLHEGEGSITNVQWRTNLIAWANNVGVKIYDIGTKQRITNVLRDNVSLRPDMYPCSLCWKDNSTLIVGWGASIKICVVKERNPTEMRDLPSRYVEIVSAFETEFFISGLAPLADQLVTLYFVKENSDHMDEEFRARPRLDIIQPLPESCEEISSDALTVRNFQDNECRDYRLEHSEGESLFYIISPKDIVVAKERDQDDHIDWLLEKKKYEEALMAAEISFKNIKRHDVQKIGMAYINHLVEKGDYDAAARKCQKVLGKNMELWENEVYRFKTIGQLKAISQYLPRGDLRLRPAIYEMILHEFLKTDYEGFATLIREWPGELYNNMAIVQAVNDHLKRDPTNRTLLTTLAELYTYDQRYDRALEIYLRLRHKDVYQLIHKHDLFSSIEDKIILLMDFDKEKAVDMLLDNEDKISTDRVVEELADRPELLHVYLHKLFKRDHHKGQKYHGRQIVLYAEYDRPNLLPFLRDSTHCPLEKALEVCQQRNFVEETVFLLSRMGNCRRALQMIMEELEDVDKAIEFAKEQDDAELWEDLISYSIDKPPFITGLLNNIGTHVDPILLIHRIKEGMEIPNLRDSLVKILQDYNLQILLREGCKKILVADSLSLLQKMHRTQMRGVRVDEENICESCHAAILPSDMAKPFSVVVFHCRHMFHKECLPSSGTVPGVQFCNICSAKKRGPRSLEMKK